ATACCGACCAACATGGGAAGTGAGATGATTGAAAGAAGCGGCATGGGTGATGACCTCAATTTCATACCCACCGACAAGTATACGCTGCAATCCAAAAACCATGAGAACATCTTTGTGCTGGGTGATGCCTCGGATATACCTACCTCAAAGGCGGGATCGGTAGTCCATTTCGCCTCCGATGTGGTATATGAAAACCTGCTCAGCGCCATTGAAGGCAGACCGCTGAATGCCCATTTCGACGGCCATTCCAACTGTTACATAGAAACAGGTTTTGGCAAGGGCTCGATCATCGATTTCAACTATGATACGGAACCTCTGCCCGGAACGTTCCCCCTGCCGGGAATAGGGCCATTTGGGCTATTGCAGAATATAAAACTGAATCATTACGGCAAGGTACTGTTCCGATGGATATACTGGCACATATTGCTTAAAGGCAAAGAACTGCCCATAGAATCGGAAATGACCATGGCAGGCAAGAAATCCTAAAACTCTATCATTATGGCTGAAAACAACCAAGATTTACAAACACAAATAAACGATATCAACCGGAAACTCGACCTGGTGCTTCATCATGTAGATCAACAACGCCTGAAAAGAGAAAGTGTTGAGGATCTGCTTGACGATATGTCGATAGTAGGAAAAGATGCTTTTCAGAGTACCGTTTCAGAACTGGACAAAAGGGATATCGAGCTCAACGTAGATGACCTGAAGTGTTTATCACTCCGGTTTCTGCGGAATATCGACAATTTCTCCCAAATGCTGAGTACTTTCGAGAGCGTGATGGATTTCGTCAAGGACGCCGAACCCATTGCCAATGAAGTGGGCGTAGATGTGATCCACAAATTACACGATCTGGAACAAAAAGGGTACTTTGACTTTATCCGGGAAATCATCAGGAGCTTTGATACCATCGTCACAAACTACTCCCGGGAAGATCTTCGCCAACTTGCGGAT
This DNA window, taken from Bacteroidales bacterium, encodes the following:
- a CDS encoding DUF1641 domain-containing protein, whose product is MAENNQDLQTQINDINRKLDLVLHHVDQQRLKRESVEDLLDDMSIVGKDAFQSTVSELDKRDIELNVDDLKCLSLRFLRNIDNFSQMLSTFESVMDFVKDAEPIANEVGVDVIHKLHDLEQKGYFDFIREIIRSFDTIVTNYSREDLRQLADNIPVIMETMKNLTDPEMLKALNNAVNTYKEMDTDQVKEYSLWKTFKEMRSPEMKRNMGFMMMFLKNLSQKQQTNNNA